A section of the Callospermophilus lateralis isolate mCalLat2 chromosome 16, mCalLat2.hap1, whole genome shotgun sequence genome encodes:
- the Zc2hc1a gene encoding zinc finger C2HC domain-containing protein 1A isoform X3: MLLRELRGVGGGGAMEGLEENGSVVQVGELLPCKICGRTFFPVALKKHGPICQKTATKKRKTFDSSRQRAEGTDIPTVKPLKPRPEPPKKPSNWRRKHEEFIATIRAAKGLDQALKEGGKLPPPPPPSYDPDYIQCPYCQRRFNENAADRHINFCKEQAARISNKSKFSTDTKGKPTSRTQYKPPALKKSNSPGTTSSGSSRLPQPSGVSKTVVGTPSGKVPSVSSSLGNKLQSLSPSHKAIATPQAGKMDKLGPPLRTGRHVQRLYDSDTKSDSAIKRHELLPIYKANIKSRNTTPPSLARNSASGILTNKRKTYTDSSIARPDIDYASSFNGGNIKGIEGNSSGHLPKFCHECGTKYPVEWAKFCCECGIRRMIL, encoded by the exons AAAACGGAAGTGTTGTccaagttggagagttgttgcCTTGCAAAATTTGTGGAAGAACATTCTTTCCAGTAGCATTA AAAAAGCATGGACCCATTTGTCAGAAAACTGCCACTAAAAAACGGAAGACTTTTGATTCAAGCAGGCAAAGAGCTGAAGGAACTGATATTCCAACAGTAAAACCTCTTAAACCTAGG CCAGAACCACCAAAGAaaccttcaaattggagaagaaaacATGAAGAATTCATTGCCACCATAAGAGCAGCTAAAGGCCTGGATCAGGCACTTAAAGAGGGTGGCaaacttcctcctcctcctccaccttcttATGATCCTG ATTATATTCAGTGTCCATATTGCCAAAGGAGATTTAATGAAAATGCAGCTGATAGACATATCAATTTCTGTAAAGAACAGGCAGCACGTATTAGTAACAAAAGCAAGTTTTCTACTGACACCAAAGGAAAACCAACTTCTCGGACACAG tatAAGCCACCTGCACTTAAAAAGTCAAATTCTCCTGGAACCACGTCATCAGGATCTTCACGATTACCACAGCCAAGTGGCGTTAGCAAAACTGTTGTAG GTACACCTTCAGGTAAAGTGCCTTCAGTTAGCAGCTCTTTGGGAAACAAACTTCAGTCCTTATCTCCTTCTCATAAAGCTATAGCAACTCCTCAGGCAGG taAGATGGACAAGTTAGGCCCTCCACTTCGAACTGGAAGACATGTGCAAAGGTTGTATGACAGTGATACAAAATCAGACAGTGCCATCAAAAGACATGAGTTATTACCCATTTACAA AGCTAACATCAAATCTCGAAATACCACACCACCTAGTTTGGCAAGAAATTCTGCCTCAGGTATActtacaaacaaaagaaaaacatataCTGATAGCTCCATAGCCAG GCCAGATATAGACTATGCATCTTCATTTAATGGTGGAAACATTAAAGGCATTGAAGGAAATTCATCTGGACACTTACCAAAATTTTGTCATGAGTGTGGGACAAAATATCCTGTAGAATGGGCAAAGTTCTGCTGTGAATGTGGCATTCGAAGAATGATTCTATGA
- the Zc2hc1a gene encoding zinc finger C2HC domain-containing protein 1A isoform X2, whose translation MLLRELRGVGGGGAMEGLEENGSVVQVGELLPCKICGRTFFPVALKKHGPICQKTATKKRKTFDSSRQRAEGTDIPTVKPLKPRPEPPKKPSNWRRKHEEFIATIRAAKGLDQALKEGGKLPPPPPPSYDPDYIQCPYCQRRFNENAADRHINFCKEQAARISNKSKFSTDTKGKPTSRTQYKPPALKKSNSPGTTSSGSSRLPQPSGVSKTVVGTPSGKVPSVSSSLGNKLQSLSPSHKAIATPQAGPDIDYASSFNGGNIKGIEGNSSGHLPKFCHECGTKYPVEWAKFCCECGIRRMIL comes from the exons AAAACGGAAGTGTTGTccaagttggagagttgttgcCTTGCAAAATTTGTGGAAGAACATTCTTTCCAGTAGCATTA AAAAAGCATGGACCCATTTGTCAGAAAACTGCCACTAAAAAACGGAAGACTTTTGATTCAAGCAGGCAAAGAGCTGAAGGAACTGATATTCCAACAGTAAAACCTCTTAAACCTAGG CCAGAACCACCAAAGAaaccttcaaattggagaagaaaacATGAAGAATTCATTGCCACCATAAGAGCAGCTAAAGGCCTGGATCAGGCACTTAAAGAGGGTGGCaaacttcctcctcctcctccaccttcttATGATCCTG ATTATATTCAGTGTCCATATTGCCAAAGGAGATTTAATGAAAATGCAGCTGATAGACATATCAATTTCTGTAAAGAACAGGCAGCACGTATTAGTAACAAAAGCAAGTTTTCTACTGACACCAAAGGAAAACCAACTTCTCGGACACAG tatAAGCCACCTGCACTTAAAAAGTCAAATTCTCCTGGAACCACGTCATCAGGATCTTCACGATTACCACAGCCAAGTGGCGTTAGCAAAACTGTTGTAG GTACACCTTCAGGTAAAGTGCCTTCAGTTAGCAGCTCTTTGGGAAACAAACTTCAGTCCTTATCTCCTTCTCATAAAGCTATAGCAACTCCTCAGGCAGG GCCAGATATAGACTATGCATCTTCATTTAATGGTGGAAACATTAAAGGCATTGAAGGAAATTCATCTGGACACTTACCAAAATTTTGTCATGAGTGTGGGACAAAATATCCTGTAGAATGGGCAAAGTTCTGCTGTGAATGTGGCATTCGAAGAATGATTCTATGA
- the Zc2hc1a gene encoding zinc finger C2HC domain-containing protein 1A isoform X1, with product MLLRELRGVGGGGAMEGLEENGSVVQVGELLPCKICGRTFFPVALKKHGPICQKTATKKRKTFDSSRQRAEGTDIPTVKPLKPRPEPPKKPSNWRRKHEEFIATIRAAKGLDQALKEGGKLPPPPPPSYDPDYIQCPYCQRRFNENAADRHINFCKEQAARISNKSKFSTDTKGKPTSRTQYKPPALKKSNSPGTTSSGSSRLPQPSGVSKTVVGTPSGKVPSVSSSLGNKLQSLSPSHKAIATPQAGANIKSRNTTPPSLARNSASGILTNKRKTYTDSSIARPDIDYASSFNGGNIKGIEGNSSGHLPKFCHECGTKYPVEWAKFCCECGIRRMIL from the exons AAAACGGAAGTGTTGTccaagttggagagttgttgcCTTGCAAAATTTGTGGAAGAACATTCTTTCCAGTAGCATTA AAAAAGCATGGACCCATTTGTCAGAAAACTGCCACTAAAAAACGGAAGACTTTTGATTCAAGCAGGCAAAGAGCTGAAGGAACTGATATTCCAACAGTAAAACCTCTTAAACCTAGG CCAGAACCACCAAAGAaaccttcaaattggagaagaaaacATGAAGAATTCATTGCCACCATAAGAGCAGCTAAAGGCCTGGATCAGGCACTTAAAGAGGGTGGCaaacttcctcctcctcctccaccttcttATGATCCTG ATTATATTCAGTGTCCATATTGCCAAAGGAGATTTAATGAAAATGCAGCTGATAGACATATCAATTTCTGTAAAGAACAGGCAGCACGTATTAGTAACAAAAGCAAGTTTTCTACTGACACCAAAGGAAAACCAACTTCTCGGACACAG tatAAGCCACCTGCACTTAAAAAGTCAAATTCTCCTGGAACCACGTCATCAGGATCTTCACGATTACCACAGCCAAGTGGCGTTAGCAAAACTGTTGTAG GTACACCTTCAGGTAAAGTGCCTTCAGTTAGCAGCTCTTTGGGAAACAAACTTCAGTCCTTATCTCCTTCTCATAAAGCTATAGCAACTCCTCAGGCAGG AGCTAACATCAAATCTCGAAATACCACACCACCTAGTTTGGCAAGAAATTCTGCCTCAGGTATActtacaaacaaaagaaaaacatataCTGATAGCTCCATAGCCAG GCCAGATATAGACTATGCATCTTCATTTAATGGTGGAAACATTAAAGGCATTGAAGGAAATTCATCTGGACACTTACCAAAATTTTGTCATGAGTGTGGGACAAAATATCCTGTAGAATGGGCAAAGTTCTGCTGTGAATGTGGCATTCGAAGAATGATTCTATGA